In Chiroxiphia lanceolata isolate bChiLan1 chromosome 9, bChiLan1.pri, whole genome shotgun sequence, one DNA window encodes the following:
- the CNN3 gene encoding calponin-3 yields MTHFNKGPSYGLSAEVKNKIALKYDPQIEEDLRNWIEEVTGLSIGANFQLGLKDGIILCELINKLQPGSVKKINQSKLNWHQLENIGNFIKAIQVYGMKPHDIFEANDLFENGNMTQVQTTLVALAGLAKTKGFHTTIDIGVKYAEKQARSFDAGKLKAGQSVIGLQMGTNKCASQAGMTAYGTRRHLYDPKMQTDKPFDQTTISLQMGTNKGASQAGMLAPGTRRDIYDQKHILQPVDNSTISLQMGTNKVASQKGMSVYGLGRQVYDPKYCAAPTEPVIHNGSQGTGTNGSEISDSDYQAEYPDDYHGEYQDDYQRDYHGQYSDQGIDY; encoded by the exons ATTGCCCTGAAATATGACCCCCAGATAGAAGAAGATCTGCGTAACTGGATAGAAGAGGTTACAGGGCTGAGTATTGGTGCAAATTTTCAACTGGGATTAAAAGATGGCATAATCTTATGCGA GCTTATAAATAAGCTGCAGCCAGgatcagtgaagaaaattaatcaaTCAAAACTAAATTGGCACcag cTGGAGAACATTGGGAATTTTATCAAAGCTATCCAAGTCTACGGCATGAAGCCACATGATATTTTTGAAGCAAATGAtctttttgaaaatggaaatatgaCTCAAGTACAGACCACTCTAGTGGCATTAGCAGGTCTG GCAAAAACTAAAGGTTTTCATACTACAATTGATATTGGTGTCAAATATGCAGAGAAACAAGCACGAAGTTTTGATGCAGGAAAACTAAAAGCTGGTCAAAGTGTAATTGGCCTGCAG ATGGGCACCAACAAGTGTGCCAGTCAGGCAGGCATGACTGCTTATGGAACTAGAAGACATCTCTATGACCCAAAAATGCAAACTGATAAGCCATTTGACCAGACGACGATTAGCCTACAGATGGGCACTAACAAAGGAGCCAGTCAG GCTGGTATGCTGGCACCAGGTACCAGGAGAGACATCTACGATCAGAAGCACATATTGCAACCTGTGGATAACTCAACTATTTCATTACAAATGGGTACCAACAAAGTAGCTTCACAGAAGGGAATGAGTGTGTATGGGCTTGGACGGCAAGTGTATGACCCCAAGTACTGTGCTGCACCGACAGAACCCGTCATTCACAACGGCAGCCAAGGAACAGGAACTAATGGGTCAGAAATCAGCGATAGCGATTATCAGGCAGAATACCCAGATGACTATCACGGAGAGTACCAAGATGACTATCAAAGAGATTACCATGGCCAGTACAGTGACCAGGGCATTGATTATTAG